The Nocardia sp. NBC_01503 sequence GTTTCGGGCTCGATATCGCGCTGACCGTCGAGCCCGGCGAAGTGGTCGCGCTGTTGGGCCCCAATGGCGCGGGCAAGTCCACCGCGTTGCGGGCGCTGGCCGGACTGCTGCCGCTCACCGGCGGGCGGATTTCCGTGAGCGATCAGGTGTGGGATGAGCCGCCCGCGGTCTTCGTACCCGCCGAGCAGCGCCAGGTCGGTGTTGTATTCCAGGATTACCTGCTTTTTCAACACCTTTCGGCATTGGAGAACGTGGCCTTCGGACTGCGCGCCCGTGGTGTGCGCCGCGCCGATGCCCGTACGCGCGCCGCCGAATGGCTGGACCGGGTCGGCCTGACCGATCGCGCGCACGCCACCCCGCGCGCGCTCTCCGGCGGGCAGGCGCAACGGGTCGCGCTGGCGCGAGCCCTGGCTACCGAGCCCCAATTACTGCTGCTGGACGAGCCGCTCGCCGCGCTCGATGCGAGCACTCGCCTCCAGGTGCGCACCGAGCTGTCGCATCATCTGCGCGACTATTCCGGGCATACCGTCCTGGTCACCCATGATCCGCTCGATGCCATGGTGCTGGCCGATCGGCTGATCATCCTCGAGGACGGCGCGATCATCCAGCAGGGCGCGCCCACCGAGATCGCCCGTCGACCGCGCTCGGAATATGTGGCGAATCTTGTGGGACTCAACCTGTTTCGCGGCACCGCCAGCGGAACCACCGTCGACATCGACACCGGCGGCAGTCTCACCATCACCGAAAACTCCACGGGCCCGGTATTTCTGGCGTTCCCCCCGACCGCGGTGGGCCTGCATCCGGAGAAACCCACCGGCAGCGCGCGCAATACCTGGCCCGTCACCGTGGCGGGAATGGAGCAGCACGCCAACATCACTCGCGTTCGTCTGGACGGCGCACCCCCGGTGCTGGCCGACATCACCCCGGCGGCCGTCGCCGACCTGCGCCTACAACCCGGTATGCGGGTCTGGGCGGCGGTCAAGGCCACCGAGGTACACACATACCCGGCTTAGACTTGCGGCCGTTTGGCTTTCGGCAGTTTGGCGACGATCGCGTCATAGGACTGGTCGATGAGTTCGCGGAGCTCGTCGTCGGGCACTCTGCCGCCGACCTTGATCAGGTTCCAGCCGTACCTGCCGATGTAGTGCGAGACCGAGACGTCGTCGGGGTAGATGGCGACGAGTTCGTCGGCCTCGGGCCGCGTTCCGCATTTGAGGCTGACCGCCTCGCCGCTGCCGATGAAGGCGAAGATCTTGTCGCCGACCTTGGCGACGATATCGCCTTCCCACGGTTCGTCCTGCCAGGCACCGGGTTTGGTGAGGCAATAGGCGAGAACGTCCATGGCGGCCTCCTCTAGACGGGCAGTAGGCGGCCGACGACGGCGGTCAGCTGGCGGGCCGAGCGGCATTCGTGCATTTCTATGACCTCGGCGTATTTCTTGGCGGCGGAGTCGCCTGTGCCCCACATCTTCTCGGCTTCGGGGTTGAGCCAGTAGGCGTGTTTGGCCACCGAGACGAGTTGTTCGAGGGTGGCCAGGGCGGGATCGCGGTAGTTGTTGCGGGCGTCGCCGAGGATCAGCAGGGAGGTGCGGCTGGTGACCGCGTCGGGGAAGTTCTCGGCGAAGCCCTCCAGGGCGGAACCGTAGTCCGAATGTCCTTCGATACCAACGACATCGGCTTCGGTGAAGATGCGGCGGGTGATCTGATCGAGCGGAGTCACCGAATCGAAGAGTTTGGTCACTTCGTCGGAGCGGTCCACGAAGGCGAAGATCCGGACCCGGGAGAACTGTTCGCGCAGCGCGTTCACCAAAACCATGGTGAAGCTGGAGAATCCGGCCACCGAGCCCGAAATGTCGCACAGCAGTACGAGATCCGGCCGACCGGGGCGCGGCTTGCGGGTCTCCAGGTGAATGGGCACACCGCCGGTGGACATGGATTTGCGCAGCGTCTTGCGCAGATCGATCTCACCGCGACGAGCCCGGCGACGACGGGAAGCCAGGCGGGAGGCCAGGATTCGAGCCAGTCGCTGACTGGAGCGGCGCAGATCGTCGAGTTCGTGCTGGGAGATGCGCAGGAAGTCGGCATCCTCGGCCTGGCGGGCGACACCGTAGGTGGCGACGCGGTCGCGGCCGATGCGTTCGGCGACGCGGCGGCGGGTCTCGGCCTCGACGGTGCCGCGGAAGGATTTGATGCGCTGGCGGGCGGTGCGCCGGGCGACCTCGGTATCGAAGTCGGAGTTGTCCATACCCGCGGTGAGCCCGGCGATCAGCTTGGCCACCAGGATCTCGGGCTGCAGATCCTTCATGGTCTGGTACGCCGAGAAGGACGGACCACCCGCCGCCTGATACTGGCCCATCTGCTCGACCATCTGCGCGGCCAGCGCCTGGAGCTGTCGCTCCTGCTCACCGGAGGGACTCTGAACGAGCAACTCCGCCAGCATCTTCCGCAGTTCGATAATGTCGACCGCGCCATCGGGCTTGTACGGGATCTCGACCTCCTCGGCCCCGACGCGCTCGCCCAGCGCGGCCGGGAACCAGAGATCGAAGAGTCCGTCGAAGGTGGCGCGCTGGGTGGTGCGCCGCAGCAGCGCGCACGCCAGACCCTCGCGCAGTACCTCGCGGTCCATCAGATCCAGCACCGTGACAACCTGTGCGGCGTCGACGGTTTCGGAGGGGCCGACCGGAATTCCCCTGCCGCGCAGGGCCTCCACGAACCCGACCAGATGCCCGGAGAATCCGTGCTCGGCCGTCGGTCCGGGCGCGGTGGCGGATTTGGCGGTTCCCGTTCCCCCGCTCACCGCCCGCATCGCCGCCGAAACCAGTCCGCGAGGCGTATTCGCTGCGCCCGCCATGGCCTCAGGCCAGCTTCAGCTCGGACTGCGCGCGCAGATGATCGGCCTGATGCTTGAGCACCACTCCGAGCGTCGCGCGCACCGTCTTGTCGTCGAGATCCTTTGCGCCCAAAGCCAGTAGCGTGCGCGCCCAGTCGATGGACTCGGCGACCGACGGCAGCTTCTTGAGCTGCATGCCGCGCAGTACGTGCACGACCCGCACGAGTTGTGCGGCCACGGCGGGCTTGAGCTCGGGGACGCGGCTGGCCAGGATGCGGCGTTCGAGATCCTCGTCCGGGAAGTCGATGTGCAGATAGAGGCAGCGCCGCTTCAACGCCTCCGACAGCTCGCGCGTCGCGTTCGAGGTGAGCACCACGAACGGTTTGCGGGTGGCGGTGATGGTGCCCAATTCCGGGACGGTGACCGAGAAGTCGCTCAGGATCTCGAGCAGCAGGCCCTCGATCTCGACATCGGCCTTATCGGTCTCGTCGATGAGCAGTACGGTCGGCTCGGTGCGCCGGATGGCGGTCAGCAGCGGCCGCGAGAGCAGGAATTCCTCGGTGAAGACGTCGGACTTGGTCTCGGCCCAATCGTTCTCCGAGGACGCCTGGATGCGCAGAATCTGTTTGGCGTGATTCCACTCGTACAGCGCCCGCGCCTCGTCCACGCCCTCATAGCATTGCAGGCGAACGAGTTCCGCGCCCGCGACCTCGGCGACCGCCTTGGACAGTTCGGTCTTGCCGACACCGGCGGGGCCCTCGATGAGCAGCGGTTTGCCGAGCCGGTCGGCGAGGAAGACCGACGTGGCGGTGGCCTTGTCGGCCAGATAGCCGGTTCCGGCGAGGCGCTCGATCACATCGTCGACCGACGAGAAGATCGGCTCCTGGATCGGTGCTGTAGGAGCCACGGATGCTGCCCTTTCTTCGAATGTAGCTAGACGGGCCGAATCTGGCCGTCGCCCCACACAATCCATTTGGTGGAGGTCAGTTCCGGCAGACCCATGGGGCCGCGCGCATGCAATTTCTGGGTGGAGATGCCGATCTCCGCGCCGAAGCCGAACTGCTCTCCGTCGGTGAAGGCAGTCGAAGCATTGACCATGACGGCGGCGGCGTCCACCCGGCCGGTGAATTCGCGTGCGGCCTTGAGATCACCGGTGACGATGGCCTCGGTGTGGCCGGTGCCCCAGTGGTTGATGTGCTCGACGGCGGCGTCCAGATCGGGGACGACCTTCAGCGCGATATCGAGGGACAGGTATTCATCGGCCCAGTCGGTATCGGTGGCGGGCACCAGCCCGGGCAGGTCACCGTGGATGGTGACGCCCTTGTCCGCGAGGGCCTTGATCAGGCGAGGTACCGCGGTCTCGGCGATGGCCTCGTCGATGAGCACCGTCTCGGCGGTATTGCAGACGCTGGGACGCCGGGTCTTGGCATTGATCAGAATGGCCTCGGCCATCTCCAGATCGGCATCGCGGTGCACGAAGATATGGCAGTTGCCGGTACCGGTCTCGATGGTCGGCACCAGGGCGTCCCGCACCACGGCATTGATCAGGCCCGCGCCGCCGCGCGGAATGACCACGTCGACCAGACCGCGCGCCTGGATCAGATGGGTCACGCTGGAGCGGTCGTCGGCGGGCAGCAGCTGCACCGCGTCCTCCGGAAGGCCCTGCGCCGTAAGCGCTTCGCGCAGTACGGTCACCAGCGCCACATTGGAGCGCACCGCCGAGGAGGAACCGCGCAGCAGCGCCGCGTTACCCGATTTGAGCGTCAATCCGAAGGCGTCCACGGTGACATTGGGCCGCGCCTCGTAGACCATGCCGACCACGCCGAGCGGAACCCGCGTCTGCCGGATCTCCAGACCGTTCGGCAGCGTCGAACCGCGGACCACATCGCCCACCGGATCCGGCAGCCCCGCGACCTGACGCAGGCCGGAGGCGATCCCGTCGATCCGAGCCTCGGTCAGCCGCAGCCGATCCAGCTGCGCCTCGGCGGTGCCGCCCGCGCGCGCGAGTTCGATGTCCTCGCCATTGGCGATCAGCAGCCGATCCTTGGCGGCGAGCAGGGCGTCGGCGGCGGCGTGCAGCGCGGCATCCTTCTGCGCCGTGGTGAGCTGGGCGAGCGTGCGCGACGCCAACCGAGCCCGGCGCGCCGCGGCATGCACCACCTCGCGGACGTTGTCCAGTTCAGTGGTGGTCGAAGCTGTCATGGGTACAGCCTACTTACCCGGTCATAGCGGTCATTCAGCGACTTCACACCGCCGCACTCCCCGCGTCGCCGTGGAGCCGACCCATCCCGCATCGAAGCCGCACACCCTTTACCCGGGGGTGTGCGGCCACGGCACGGGGTGTGCTGGGGAGCAGCGCGGCGGGACCGACCCGCCCGGAAGGAGATTCGCCGGGCCGGTGTCGGTGCGGCGGGCTAGTTTGAGCGGATGACCGCGAGTATCAAGCTGTCCTCCGCCGCCGGACGCTGGGTTCTGCTGGCCACCGTGCTCGGCTCCGGAATGGCGATGCTCGACGCCACCGTCGTGAATGTGGCGCTGCCGAGGATCGGTGACGAATTCGGCTCGTCCATGGCCGGATTGCAGTGGACCGTCAATGCGTACGCACTCACCCTGGCCGGGTTGATCCTGCTCGGTGGTGCGCTCGGCGACCGGTACGGGCGGCGGCGGGTCTTCATTATCGGTGTCATCTGGTTCGCGCTCGCCTCGGCGCTCTGCGGTGCGGCACAGGATGTTTCGATGCTGATCGCGGCGCGAGCGCTCCAGGGCGTCGGCGGCGCGCTGCTCACCCCCGGATCGCTGGCGATCATTCAGGCGTCGTTCGAACCGCAGGATCGGGCCCGCGCGGTCGGGGCCTGGTCCGGGTTGGGCGGCGTGGCCGGAGCCATCGGACCGTTCCTGGGTGGCTATCTGGTGGAGTACGCGGGCTGGCGCTGGGTCTTCCTGCTGAATGTGCCGCTGGCCCTGCTGGTTATCGCGGTCACCGCCCGGCATGTGCCCGAAACCTACGATTCGCGGGCGCACGGCAAGTTCGATGTGCTCGGCGCGGCCATGGCGGCGCTGTGCCTGGCCGGAATCACCTATGCGCTCACCACCGCACCGGAGCGAGATACCAACCGCGCCTTGGTGATAGGCAGCGCGGTGCTGGGCATTGCCGCGGGTATCGCGTTCGTCCTGATCGAACGCCGGCGCTCGGCCCGCGATGACGGACCCTCGCCGATGGTGCCGGTGGATGTCTTCGCCTCCAAACAGTTCACGGCGATCAACGGCGTCACCTTCGTCATGTACGGGGCGATGAGCGTGGTCTTCTTCCTGTTGGTGCTCACCCTCCAGGTGGTCTCGGGCTTCAGCCCGATCGCGGCGGGCACCGCCATGCTGCCCGGCACCGTCCTCATGCTGCTGTTCTCCGCGCGCGCCGGTGCACTCGCGCAGAAGATCGGTCCGCGCAAACCCATCACCGCCGGTGTCCTACTGGCCGCGCTGGGCATGCTGCTCATGACCCGCATCGGTGCGGACTCCTCCTACGTGACCGTGGTGCTGCCCGCCGCGATCGTTTTCGGCATCGGTCTGACCCTGGCCGTCGCACCGCTCACCGCGACCGTGCTGGCCACCGCCGATGAACGGCACGCGGGTGTGGCGAGCGGGGTCAACAACGCGGTGGCCCGCGCAGCGGGACTCCTTGCGGTGGCGGCCATTCCACCGCTGGCCGGACTCACCGGCGACGCCTACGGCAACCCCTCGACCTTTCAGCACGGCTTCCGTATCGCCCTGATCACCTGCGTCGTCCTCATGGTCGGTGCGGCCGCGCTGGCCTTCCTCACCGTCCGCGACGACGCCCTGGCCATCGCCCCCGCCACGGCCGAGCCGCTATGCAAGGTGAACTGCCCCATCGGCGCACCCCCGCTGGAGCCCGGCCGAGCCCTGACCTCGACCGGCGGCAAGGACGGCTGATCGACCGCCGGGATGCTCAGCGCTCGGCCTGTGGCTTGGTCGCCGGATCGAACAGGAACGAGATCTTCTCCATCACCCGTTGCCGCTGGGTGTTCTGGAAGCTGGCGATCCGCCACTGCCCGTCCTGTTCCCGCACCAGCGTGTAGGTCTGGGTCTTGGAGAGTTCGGACGGTCGATCGTCGTCGTAGCGGTCGCCGCGCGTGGTGACGATGGCGACGTTCCCGCCGTAGAAGCGGGCATCCAGGTACGAGTCGGCGAGCTTGGTGCCCTTGAGGAATCCGCTGAAGAGTGCGCGATGCGCCTCGGTGAGATCGTCGCGGCCTTCGTAATGGGTGCCGAGAAATGTGGTGTACGTGGCGTTCTCGGTGAATGTCGCACCGTAGGCGTCGGCATCGTTGCGGCCCCAGGCCGCGGTCATATTCGTCAGGGTTCCGCAGACCCCGCGGAGGTCGTCGGCGCTGCCGCCGTCCGGGATGAGGCTGGCGCATTCGGCGACACCGACATTTCGGACATCCGAGGTCTGGCTCAGCCAGACGTAGCCGCCCGCCGCGGTGATGCCCAGGGCGAGGGTGGCGACACCGAGGGCGCGAAAGACGGTGCGGTGACGGGACTTACGCGGGGCGGTGGTCGATTCGGCGGCGGTGGCGATCGTCATGGCGGTAGCCTTTCGCATCGTGTCTCTTCTTCCAAGATGTTTCTTCTTGAAAGATGTTTCTTCGTTAAAGAAGAGATTACGAGCGCGACCTACCCGTGTCAACCCCTCCGCACGACTACCGTGGCGATCATGGCGCGGATTGTGGTGGTGGGCAGCATCAATATGGATCTGGTGACGACCGTCAAGCGGCGACCGGAGCCGGGCGAGACGGTATCCGGGGAGAAGTTCTCGCTGGTACCCGGCGGGAAGGGATCGAATCAGGCGATCGCGGCGCGCCGCGCCGGGGGTGAGGTCGGCTTCGTCGGGGCGGTCGGGGATGACGTATTCGCCGATGAGCTGCGCCGGGTGCTGGTCGATGCGGGCGTGGGTGTTTCGCGGCTGCGGCGGGCGCACGGGCCGAGCGGAGTGGCGGCCATCATCGTCGATGACGGTGGGGAGAACAGCATTATCGTGGTGGGCGGGGCCAATTCGCGACTGACCACGCTCGACGAGGATGATCTCGAGGCGATCGCGCAGGCGGATGTACTGCTGTGCCAGTTGGAGATTCCGCTGCCGACCGTACTGCAGGCGGCTCGGCACGCCCGCGCGCACGACACCACGGTGATACTGAATCCCTCGCCGGTGCGCGAACTTCCGGAGCAGGTGTGGGCCGAGATCGATATCGCGGTGGTGAACGAGGGTGAGGCGGCGCAGCTCGGCGCGGCGCTGGACGCGGTTCCGCATGTGATCACCACGCTCGGCGCGGATGGCGCGATCTATCGCGGGCCCGATGGAATCACGCTGCCACAGCCGGGGGTTCGCGTGGAGGTGGTCGACACCACCGGCGCCGGAGACACTTTCACCGGTGCGCTCGCGGCGCATTGGCCTGACGGCCCGGAGATCGCGCTGGCCTGGGCGTGTACGGCGGGCGCGCTGGCGACCACGAAACTCGGTGCCAGCGCGTCGATTCCGACGCGCAATGCGATCGAACGGCTGCTGTCGCGCTGACTCAGGCGGCCGTGGTGCTCTTACCGGTGTGCACGGCCACCAGGTCGGCGAGCTGCTTTCCGGCGCGCTCGAGCGGATCGGTGGAGCGGGTGGCCAGTGACATGATGACCGCACCCTCCACCGCCGCCACGATGGTGGTGGCGAGGGAGCGGGCGATATCGGGCTCGACGGCCTCGACCTCGAGCCGGTCGGCGAGGATGCCCTCCCATTCGAGGAAGGTCGCGCCCGCGATATCGGCGGCCTCCGGGGATTCGGAGCGGCCCAGCGCCGCGGCCACCACCGGGCAGCCCGCGGTGAAATCGCTGGAGACCACCACCTCGCGCCACATGGCGGGGAAGGCGGCGAGCACGGTGGCCAGATCCGCGCCGGAGGTGAGCGTGCGCATGAGCGCACTGGACGCCTGTCCGGCGGTGCGGGTGGCCTCGGCGACCAGTTCGGACTTGCCGCCCGGAAAGTTCAGATAGACCGAGCGCCGCGAGATGCCACTGTGCTCGAGCAGTTGGGCGATGCCGGTTCCGGCGATTCCTTTGCAACGCATGAGGGCGATGGCGCTGTCGATGAGGCGGTCGCGGGCTCCCATGGTCGACTTCCTTCCTTGCCGTATACCGATCGGTGTACTACCGTTCGAGATATACCGATTGGTCGACCACTCGAGTGTAGACCGCCGCCACTCACCAGACGACGAATCGGGGCCACCTATGCCTGCAAACCGCGAGTCCGAGCCGACCGAACGCACCGGCAAGGCCAGCCCGGCCCTGCACGATCCCCTGCCGCTGGCCAGTGGCCAGGTACTGCCGAACCGACTGATGAAATCCGCCCTGAGCGAGGGGCTCGGCAACTCCGCCCTCGCCCCCGACGAACGGCTGCAACGACTCTACGCGCGCTGGAGCACCGGCGGGTACGGGTTGATAGTCACCGGCAATGTCATGGTCGACGGCCGCCACCTGGGAGAACCCGGCAATGTGGCCATCGAGGACGAACGGCACCTGGAGGCACTGACCCGCTGGGCCAAAGCGGGCAAAGACGGCGGCAGCAAGCTGTGGATGCAGTTGAATCATCCGGGCCGGCAGGCCAATCCACTGGTGACCCGCAACCGCGCGGTGGCTCCGTCCGCGATCGGTATGAGCATTCCGGGCGTACCCGCACCGCGCGCACTCACCGAGGACGAGATCCTCGACATCATCGGGCGCTTCGGCACCGCGGCCCGGGTCGCCGAGGCCGCCGGATTCGACGGGGTGCAGATCCACGGGGCGCACGGATACCTGGTGTCGCAGTTCCTGTCCCCGCTGTCCAATCAGCGCACCGACGCCTGGGGCGGTGACGCCGAGCGACGCAGGCGCTTCGTGCTCGAGGTGGCGCGCAGTATTCGCGCTGCGGTGAGCCCCGGTTTCGGCGTCGGCATCAAACTCAATTCGGCGGACTTCCAGCGTGGCGGCTTCACCGAGGACGAATCGCGTGCGGTCATCGAGAAGCTCTCCGCCGAGCAGCTGGATCTCATCGAAATCAGCGGTGGCAGTTACGAATCCCCCGCCATGCTGAATCGGCCGCGCACGGTGGCGGCGAGCACGAAGGCCCGCGAGGCGTACTTCCTGGAGTACGCCGAATCCGCCCGGGCGGCCGCCGGTGCGGTGCCGATCGCGGTCACGGGCGGATTCCGCTCGCGCGGCGCCATGATCGAGGCGATCGCCGAGGGCAACTGCGATATGGTCGGACTGGGCCGACCCGCAGCCGTAATTCCTTCCGCCGCAGCCGATCTGCTCAATGGCGCGAAACAGCTGTACGCCCCCGCGATCTCACTGCGGTTGCCCGCGCGGCTCGCGGCCAACAATGGCCTCAAGGCGTTCGACGGGGCACTGGACCTGCAATGGCACACCGACCAGCTGCATCTGCTCGGCGCGGGCAACGATCCCGATCTCGACCGCTCCCCCTGGCGCACCGCGGTAACCATGCTGCGTCGCAATGGATTCGACGCCCTGCGCAGTAAGCGCTCGGCGAGTACACCCACTCCGGACCGCACCGCCGCCAAATTCCGACGCGAGCGCGCCCTCGGCCGCTATGTCATGAACCCGACCGTCCGCGCGCTGAGCCGGGTCGGCCTGCGCACCGCACTGGCCACCGAGATCGAGACCATCGGACGCAAGACCGGTCAGCCGCGCCGCGTCCCGGTGTCGATACTCTTCGACGACCAGGGCGCCTGGGCCATCTGCCAGCACGGCTCCCGTTCCGGCTGGGGTAAGAACCTCGCCGCCAATCCCGAAATCCGTGTCCGCCAAGGCAATACCTGGCGCACCGGTACGGCGGTCTTCCTCCCCGAGGACGATGTGGTGACCCGCGCCGCCACCTTCGCCCCACACCCCCTGCTGGCTCCCATCGCCACCCGGGGTTTCGCCGCCCTGGAGACCAATCCCGTCACCGTCCGCATCACCTTCACCGACAACTGAAGAGCGCCAATTGCGTTATCGGATATTTATTTTCGTGTGATATGATGAATGCGAATCCGACTTTTCTTCTCTAGCATCGGTTTTCCCGACTGCTTCGAAGGAGAATTCAATGGATGGCGGACCCAGCAGAACCGCGATGATGGCGGCGGGCGGGCGAGCAGCGCATCTCATCGTGGACAGCGCCCCCTACCTGTTCCAGGACACCGTGGCCGCCGACCTGCTCGGTGCACAGGCCGGAGAAGTCATCGGCTATCACCGGCAGTTCGGCGATCACGTGGTACTCAGCGGCACTCGAGCGCAGGTCAACGCCCGCAGCAGCTATACCGAGGCGCGCGTGCGCACCGGCTTCGGGCAGTACGTGATCCTCGGCGCGGGCCTGGACACCTTCGCCTATCGCTCCCCACTCGCCAGACAGATCGCCGTTTTCGAGGTGGATCATCCGGCGACCCAACAATGGAAACGCGGCCTACTCGAGACGGCGGGAATCGACGCCACCGCAACACGATTCGTCGGCGTCGATTTCGAAAGGGATGATCTCGCCGCGAAATTGGCGGCGCAGGGATTCGATTCCGCGACCCCCGCGCTCGTGAGCTGGCTCGGCGTGAGCATGTATTTGACCGAGGCGGCGATCAGCGCGGTGCTGACCGTACTGGGCACATTCGCCCCGGGCACCGAACTGGTGCTGGAATACGCGCTCCCGCCCGAGCTTCGCGACGAATCCGGCACCGCCTACGCCGAATTCGCACTCCCGGCCGCCGCCGATCAGGGCGAGCCCTGGTTGAGCTTCTTCACCCCCGACGCCCTCACCGACCTACTCGACAAACACGGATTCACCGTGGCCGAACATATTTCACAACGCGAGACGGTCTCCCCCGACCTGTGGCAGCGCGCGGACAACCTGCGTCCTGCTGATCTGTGCCGGTTGTTGCGCGCATCCGTGAGCGATTGACCACTCACCGTTGGTCAATGGTCGCGGCGAGGTAGGAGCTGCTGCGACTGCCGCCATGCGGCCTTCCGAGCAGCGTGGGCGGTGGCGGCCGAATCGAAATCGCCGCGCTGCCCCATCTCCAGCAACCTGTCGAACGCCGCGGCTCGCTTCGATCCGTCGTCGTCCAGGTCCATGCGGTTGGCCGTCACAACCAAATTATGCGCCCGACAACGCCGACCCGTCTGGCATCGGGTCTGCGCTGTTCGGGTGGTTACAGATTGGGGCGGACCAGGATTTGGATGTGGTCGTCCGGGTGGCGCAGGGATTCGATGGCGTCGGCTACGCCGTCGAAGCCGACCTGGGTGGTGATCAGGGATTCGGCGTCGATGACGCCGTCGGCTATGCGGTGCAGGGTTTTGGCGTACTCCTCGTGGGGGTAGACCATGCACATTTGCAGGGAGATGTCCTTGTAGATGCCGACGATCGGGCGGATCACGTCATCGGACATGATCGAGCCGATCTGCAGGATCGCGGTCTCCCTGGGGACCTTGTACATGAGTTCATTGAGCAGGCCGGGGACACCCGCGCACACCCAGACGTGCAGTTTCTGCCCCGGGGAGGCGAGCTCCTGCCAGACCTCCACCGGATCTTCGACGGACGGATCCACCACGCGGTGCGCGCCCAGGCGCAGCGCGGCCTCGCGGCGAAGTTTCGAGGGGTCGGACGCGACGATGGGTGCTACACCGCGTTCGACCAGGGCCGCGACCGCCCCCAATCCCACAGGGCCGCAACCGATGACGATACCGGTGCCTTCCGGGCCGATGCCCGTGCGGGCCACATTGCCGAAGCCGACCGCGAGGGGTTCGGTCATGGCGGCCACATGCGGCGGGACATGTTCGGGAATGGGTTCCAAGGCCATAGCCTGCAACACCATTCGCTCGCCGAAGCCGCCCGGATAGTCATTGGAGTAGCCGACGCCGTGAATACCACCGGCCGCGTCCAAGGCCCACGGCAGGGCGACGACATTCTGCCCCTCCACGAATGGGGTGTCCGGGCCCGCACCGATGACGCGGGCGGAGAGCTCATGCCCCATCACCATGTCGCGACACGGATCGAACAGGAAGGTGGGCACACCGCTGTCGCGGGAAGCCTGCAAGAACTCGTCGGTGTAGTCCAGGGCAGCCTTGTCGGAGCCGCAGATTCCGCAGGCGATCGTCTCGACCAGCACCTGGCCGGGACCGGGTACGGGATCGGGCACCTCGTCGACGACGAGTTCGCGATTGCGCATCACTACCGCGCGCATGTCACTTCCCTTCGGATTCGGGGGTCAGGGCGGCGGCCAGCGCCTGGCCGTGCCGCTCGAACGCGGCTTCCACGCCCGCGCGCATGCCCGACATGAGGCGTTCGCTATTGGCGTTGGCCCAGTCCAGGGAGGCGATGCGGCTGCGGTTCGCGCCGGTGAAGTGCGGAATCACGTGCTCGGCAAAGAGTTTCACCGAACGGCGGGAGGCTTCGGGGTCGGCGACATTGAGCGCCAGCACCAGGAAGGTGCCGAAACCGCCGGACTGTTCGGCCAGGGCTTCGATGGCCGCGATGGCGTCATCCGGCGAGCCGATGGTGGCGCGACCGAAGGCGGGGAAGCCCGGCCCGGTCCACTGTTCGATGGCCTCGGCGGCGGTATCGCCCCACGGCACCTCCATCCCGCTGAGCCGCTTGATGTAGTCCACCAGATGCCCTACGCCCCATTCGGCTTCGCGGCGCGCCTGCTCCCGGGTCTCGGCGATATGCATGGGCGCGACCAGTCGCCACTTGGCACGATCGACGGTATGGCCATTGGCGGCCATGGTCTGCTCGTAGACCTTCCAATTCGGCAGCAGCGCTTCATATCCCGAGGGATCGGAGGCGGCCAACGACAGCAGGCCCGCACCGTGCTTACCGGCCAGCACCGAACCCGACGGTGAAATGGTCGATGCCACAGCCATTTCCAACCCGT is a genomic window containing:
- a CDS encoding zinc-binding dehydrogenase, with amino-acid sequence MRAVVMRNRELVVDEVPDPVPGPGQVLVETIACGICGSDKAALDYTDEFLQASRDSGVPTFLFDPCRDMVMGHELSARVIGAGPDTPFVEGQNVVALPWALDAAGGIHGVGYSNDYPGGFGERMVLQAMALEPIPEHVPPHVAAMTEPLAVGFGNVARTGIGPEGTGIVIGCGPVGLGAVAALVERGVAPIVASDPSKLRREAALRLGAHRVVDPSVEDPVEVWQELASPGQKLHVWVCAGVPGLLNELMYKVPRETAILQIGSIMSDDVIRPIVGIYKDISLQMCMVYPHEEYAKTLHRIADGVIDAESLITTQVGFDGVADAIESLRHPDDHIQILVRPNL
- a CDS encoding LLM class flavin-dependent oxidoreductase; translation: MSLPNTSGPTRFGFFIAPYHPLNGNPTLQIQRDLRLVELADELGFQEAWVGEHHSAGMEIIAAPEVFLAAAAERTGRIRLGTGVNSLPYHQPMMLADRLCLLDHLTRGRVMMGIGPGQLASDASMMGVPQPRQRDMMHESMETIVRLLRGEVVTAKTEWFELNEARLQLLPYQRDGLEMAVASTISPSGSVLAGKHGAGLLSLAASDPSGYEALLPNWKVYEQTMAANGHTVDRAKWRLVAPMHIAETREQARREAEWGVGHLVDYIKRLSGMEVPWGDTAAEAIEQWTGPGFPAFGRATIGSPDDAIAAIEALAEQSGGFGTFLVLALNVADPEASRRSVKLFAEHVIPHFTGANRSRIASLDWANANSERLMSGMRAGVEAAFERHGQALAAALTPESEGK